From Klebsiella electrica, the proteins below share one genomic window:
- the panB gene encoding 3-methyl-2-oxobutanoate hydroxymethyltransferase: MKPTTIALLQKCKQEKQRFATITAYDYSFAKLFADEGINVMLVGDSLGMTVQGHDSTLPVTVEDIAYHTQAVRRGAPHCLLLADLPFMAYATPEQTFANAAIVMRAGANMVKLEGGAWLAETVKMLTERAVPVCGHLGLTPQSVNIFGGYKVQGRGDAAQALFDDALALEAAGAQLLVLECVPVELAQRITEALTIPVIGIGAGNVTDGQILVMHDAFGITGGHIPKFAKNFLAEAGDMRAAVRQYIVDVESGVYPGEEHSFH; the protein is encoded by the coding sequence ATGAAACCGACCACTATCGCCCTGCTGCAGAAATGCAAACAGGAGAAGCAGCGCTTCGCCACCATCACCGCCTATGACTACAGCTTTGCGAAGCTGTTTGCCGATGAAGGGATCAACGTGATGCTGGTAGGTGACTCGCTGGGCATGACGGTGCAAGGGCACGACTCGACCTTGCCGGTGACCGTGGAAGATATCGCCTATCACACCCAGGCAGTACGCCGCGGCGCCCCCCATTGCCTGCTGCTCGCTGACCTGCCGTTTATGGCCTATGCCACCCCGGAACAGACCTTCGCTAACGCCGCCATCGTAATGCGCGCAGGCGCCAACATGGTCAAGCTTGAAGGCGGCGCCTGGCTTGCGGAAACGGTAAAAATGCTGACGGAACGCGCGGTGCCGGTTTGCGGCCACCTCGGCCTGACCCCGCAGTCGGTCAATATTTTTGGCGGCTATAAAGTGCAGGGCCGCGGCGATGCGGCGCAGGCGCTGTTCGACGACGCGCTGGCACTGGAAGCGGCAGGCGCACAGCTGCTGGTCCTTGAGTGCGTCCCGGTTGAGCTGGCCCAACGTATCACCGAGGCGTTAACCATTCCGGTTATCGGCATTGGTGCAGGCAACGTCACCGACGGGCAGATCCTCGTGATGCATGACGCTTTCGGGATCACCGGCGGCCATATCCCTAAATTTGCTAAAAATTTCCTGGCTGAAGCGGGCGACATGCGCGCCGCAGTGCGGCAGTATATTGTCGACGTGGAGTCCGGCGTTTATCCGGGCGAAGAACACAGTTTCCATTAA
- the sfsA gene encoding DNA/RNA nuclease SfsA encodes MQFNPPLQSATLIQRYKRFLADVVTPDGRELTLHCPNTGAMTGCATPGDTVWYSTSDNPKRKYAHTWELTQTQRGAIICVNTLRANILAKEAILAGNIVELSGYNTLKSEVKYGEEKSRIDIMLQAEDRQNCYIEVKSVTLAENDSGYFPDAVTERGQKHLRELMSVAAAGDRAVILFAVLHSAIDCFSPAHHIDARYAQLLIEAQTKGVEILVYKAELSTEMMTLNKPIAAVLTPGK; translated from the coding sequence ATGCAGTTCAATCCACCTTTACAATCCGCCACCCTGATTCAGCGTTACAAACGGTTTTTGGCGGATGTGGTCACCCCCGACGGCCGGGAGCTTACGCTGCACTGCCCGAATACCGGCGCGATGACCGGCTGCGCGACTCCCGGCGATACCGTCTGGTACTCCACATCGGATAATCCGAAACGCAAATACGCTCATACCTGGGAATTAACGCAAACCCAGCGCGGCGCGATAATTTGTGTTAATACACTACGCGCGAATATACTGGCAAAAGAGGCGATACTTGCGGGGAATATTGTCGAACTTTCTGGTTATAACACGCTGAAAAGTGAAGTAAAATACGGCGAGGAAAAGAGTCGCATTGACATAATGTTACAGGCAGAAGATCGACAAAACTGCTATATTGAAGTGAAATCGGTTACGTTGGCGGAAAATGACAGCGGTTATTTCCCCGATGCTGTGACCGAACGCGGTCAAAAGCACCTTCGGGAGCTGATGAGCGTGGCGGCGGCAGGCGACCGGGCCGTAATCTTGTTCGCCGTGCTCCATTCGGCGATCGACTGTTTCTCACCCGCGCATCATATTGATGCCAGATACGCACAGCTGTTGATTGAGGCGCAAACCAAGGGGGTAGAAATTCTCGTTTATAAAGCGGAACTTTCTACCGAGATGATGACTCTGAATAAGCCGATTGCCGCGGTGTTAACCCCCGGTAAATAA
- the panD gene encoding aspartate 1-decarboxylase has protein sequence MIRNMLQGKLHRVKVTQADLHYEGSCAIDQDFLDASGILENEAIHIWNVTNGNRFSTYAIAAERGSRIISVNGAAAHCASVGDILIIASFVTMPDEEARRWQPKVAYFEGDNEMKRQAKAIPVQVA, from the coding sequence ATGATTCGTAATATGCTGCAGGGCAAACTCCACCGCGTAAAAGTCACGCAGGCCGACCTGCACTATGAAGGTTCCTGCGCCATTGACCAGGATTTTCTGGATGCCTCCGGTATTCTTGAAAACGAAGCGATCCACATCTGGAACGTGACCAATGGCAACCGCTTCTCCACCTATGCCATTGCCGCCGAACGTGGCTCGCGAATCATTTCGGTGAACGGCGCTGCCGCACACTGCGCCAGCGTGGGTGACATTCTGATTATTGCCAGCTTCGTCACCATGCCTGATGAAGAAGCCCGCCGCTGGCAGCCGAAAGTGGCCTATTTCGAAGGCGACAACGAAATGAAGCGCCAGGCAAAGGCCATTCCGGTGCAGGTTGCCTGA
- the gluQRS gene encoding tRNA glutamyl-Q(34) synthetase GluQRS, which translates to MNDSHYIGRFAPSPSGELHFGSLIAALGSYLQARAHNGIWRVRIEDIDPPREVPGAASTILRQLEHYGLHWDGEVLWQSQRHEAYRERLAWLHEQGLCYYCTCTRARIHAVGGVYDGHCRDLRLGAHDAALRLRQTRPVLAFDDRLRGPLVADEALAREDFIIHRRDGLFAYNLAVVVDDHFQGVSEIVRGADLIEPTVRQISLYQHFGWQAPDYVHLPLAVNAQGNKLSKQNHAPALPEGDPRPEIMRALMFLNQDIEQEWRALTIEDLLKNAVANWDLQKIQHSQMALSEL; encoded by the coding sequence ATGAATGACTCACACTATATTGGCCGCTTTGCCCCCTCACCTTCCGGCGAACTTCATTTCGGCTCTTTGATTGCCGCTCTCGGCAGCTATCTTCAGGCCCGTGCGCACAACGGTATCTGGCGCGTACGCATTGAAGATATCGATCCGCCGCGTGAAGTCCCCGGCGCTGCCAGTACGATTCTGCGCCAGCTAGAGCACTACGGCCTGCACTGGGACGGCGAAGTGCTGTGGCAGTCGCAGCGTCACGAAGCCTACCGCGAACGGCTGGCCTGGCTGCACGAACAGGGACTCTGCTATTACTGCACCTGCACCCGGGCGCGCATACACGCCGTCGGCGGCGTGTATGACGGCCACTGCCGCGATTTACGACTCGGCGCACATGACGCCGCCCTGCGTTTACGTCAGACGCGGCCGGTCCTCGCGTTTGATGACCGTCTGCGCGGCCCCCTCGTCGCCGATGAGGCGCTGGCGCGGGAGGATTTCATTATCCACCGCCGCGACGGCCTGTTCGCCTATAATCTGGCGGTGGTCGTGGACGATCATTTCCAGGGGGTCAGCGAAATCGTCCGCGGGGCGGACCTTATCGAACCGACGGTGCGTCAGATTTCGCTGTATCAGCATTTTGGCTGGCAGGCCCCGGATTATGTCCATCTGCCGCTGGCAGTGAATGCCCAGGGGAATAAACTCTCCAAACAAAACCACGCCCCGGCGCTGCCGGAGGGCGATCCGCGCCCCGAAATTATGCGGGCGTTAATGTTTCTTAATCAGGATATTGAGCAGGAATGGCGAGCGTTGACTATTGAGGATCTGCTGAAGAATGCGGTAGCCAACTGGGACCTGCAAAAAATCCAGCATTCTCAAATGGCTCTCTCTGAGCTATGA
- the pcnB gene encoding polynucleotide adenylyltransferase PcnB, with protein MFTRVANFCRKVLSREERDAEAAVEQTHMTVIPREQHAISRKDISDNALKVLYRLNKAGYEAYLVGGGVRDLLLGKKPKDFDVTTSATPDQVRKLFRNCRLVGRRFRLAHVMFGPEIIEVATFRGHHEGHTTDRVTSQRGQNGMLLRDNIFGSIEEDAQRRDFTINSLYYSVADFTVRDYVGGMKDLQEGMIRLIGDPETRYREDPVRMLRAVRFAAKLNMNISAETAEPIPRLAALLHDVPPARLFEEVLKLLQAGYGYDTYMLLREYNLFQPLFPTITRYFTERGDSPMEHIITQVLKNTDNRIHNDMRVNPAFLFAVMFWYPLLEMAQKITQESGLAYNDAFALAMNDVLDEACRTLAIPKRITTLVRDIWQLQLRMSRRQGKRAWKLMEHPKFRAAYDLLELRAGAEKNGELQRLTKWWGEFQVAAPPDQKEMLNELDDEPIPRRRHRRPRKRAPRQGGA; from the coding sequence ATTTTTACCCGAGTCGCTAATTTTTGCCGTAAGGTGCTAAGCCGTGAAGAGCGCGACGCAGAAGCCGCCGTTGAACAAACGCATATGACGGTTATCCCGCGTGAACAGCATGCAATTTCCCGCAAAGATATCAGTGATAATGCCCTCAAGGTGCTCTATCGACTGAACAAGGCGGGCTATGAAGCCTATCTCGTCGGCGGTGGCGTACGTGACCTTCTGCTTGGTAAAAAACCGAAAGATTTTGACGTGACAACCAGCGCGACGCCGGATCAGGTACGTAAACTGTTCCGCAACTGTCGTCTGGTGGGCCGTCGTTTCCGCCTCGCGCACGTGATGTTCGGGCCGGAAATCATCGAAGTCGCCACCTTCCGCGGCCACCATGAAGGGCACACCACCGACCGTGTGACTTCACAGCGCGGCCAGAACGGGATGCTGCTGCGCGACAACATCTTCGGTTCGATCGAAGAAGATGCCCAGCGTCGCGACTTCACCATTAACAGCCTGTATTACAGCGTGGCCGATTTTACCGTGCGCGACTACGTCGGCGGCATGAAAGATCTGCAGGAGGGCATGATTCGCCTGATTGGCGATCCGGAAACCCGCTACCGCGAAGATCCGGTCCGCATGCTGCGCGCTGTGCGTTTTGCCGCCAAGCTCAATATGAACATCAGCGCGGAAACCGCCGAGCCGATTCCGCGTCTTGCCGCACTGCTCCACGACGTTCCTCCGGCGCGTCTGTTCGAAGAAGTGCTGAAGCTGCTGCAGGCGGGCTATGGCTATGATACCTACATGCTGCTGCGCGAATATAACCTGTTCCAGCCGCTGTTCCCGACCATCACCCGCTACTTTACCGAGCGCGGCGATAGCCCGATGGAACACATCATTACCCAGGTGCTGAAGAATACCGATAACCGCATCCATAACGATATGCGCGTTAACCCGGCGTTCCTGTTCGCGGTCATGTTCTGGTATCCGCTGCTGGAAATGGCGCAGAAAATCACCCAGGAGAGCGGTCTGGCCTACAACGACGCTTTCGCCCTGGCGATGAACGATGTGCTGGATGAAGCCTGCCGTACGCTGGCCATTCCGAAGCGTATTACCACTCTGGTCCGCGATATCTGGCAGCTGCAGCTGCGCATGTCCCGCCGCCAGGGCAAACGTGCCTGGAAGCTGATGGAACATCCGAAGTTTCGCGCCGCCTACGATCTGCTGGAGCTGCGTGCCGGCGCCGAGAAGAATGGCGAACTGCAGCGTCTGACCAAATGGTGGGGCGAGTTCCAGGTTGCCGCGCCGCCAGATCAAAAAGAGATGCTTAACGAGCTTGATGACGAACCCATACCGCGCCGCCGCCATCGCCGCCCGCGTAAACGCGCTCCGCGCCAGGGTGGCGCATGA
- the panC gene encoding pantoate--beta-alanine ligase — translation MLIIESLPLLRQHIRRLRQEGKRIALVPTMGNLHDGHMQLVDTAKASADVVVVTIFVNPMQFDRPDDLSRYPRTLQDDCEKLNKRKVDFVFAPAPAEIYPHGTENQTSVDVPGLSTMLEGASRPGHFRGVSTIVSKLFNLVQPDVACFGEKDFQQLALIRKMVADMGYDIEIIGVPIIRAKDGLALSSRNGYLTTEQRKIAPGLYKVLSAVADKLAAGERNLDEIITLAGQELNEKGFRADDIQIRDADTLLELTATSQRAVILMAAWLGQARLIDNHIVELGQ, via the coding sequence GTGCTGATTATTGAATCCCTGCCGCTGCTGCGCCAGCATATTCGCCGTTTGCGCCAGGAAGGTAAGCGTATCGCGCTGGTTCCCACTATGGGCAACCTGCACGACGGTCATATGCAGCTGGTGGATACCGCAAAAGCCAGCGCCGATGTCGTGGTGGTCACTATTTTCGTCAACCCGATGCAGTTCGATCGTCCTGACGACCTGTCGCGCTATCCGCGTACCCTGCAGGATGATTGCGAAAAGCTGAACAAACGTAAGGTGGATTTTGTTTTCGCCCCCGCGCCGGCAGAGATCTATCCGCACGGCACCGAAAACCAGACCAGTGTGGATGTGCCGGGGCTGTCGACCATGCTTGAGGGCGCCAGTCGTCCGGGCCACTTTCGCGGCGTATCGACCATCGTCAGCAAGCTGTTTAACCTGGTGCAGCCAGACGTCGCCTGCTTTGGCGAGAAAGACTTCCAGCAGCTGGCGCTGATTCGTAAAATGGTTGCCGACATGGGTTACGATATTGAGATAATCGGCGTACCGATTATTCGTGCTAAAGATGGTTTAGCGCTGAGCTCGCGCAACGGCTACCTCACCACAGAGCAGCGTAAAATTGCGCCGGGCCTGTATAAAGTGCTGAGCGCCGTCGCCGACAAGCTCGCCGCCGGTGAACGTAACCTGGATGAAATCATTACCCTTGCCGGGCAGGAGCTGAACGAGAAAGGCTTCCGCGCCGACGATATCCAGATCCGGGATGCGGATACGCTGCTGGAGCTGACGGCAACCAGTCAACGTGCGGTGATCCTGATGGCCGCATGGTTGGGACAGGCGCGGTTGATCGATAACCACATCGTCGAGCTGGGTCAGTAG
- a CDS encoding tlde1 domain-containing protein has protein sequence MIDDLTWVGEVQRGHFRLHPAGYKGVSEGCITLPRLSDFMLLRAALLNTPTIQVTASLTAFGTVQVY, from the coding sequence ATGATAGACGATCTAACATGGGTGGGAGAAGTACAGAGAGGACATTTCAGACTTCATCCAGCAGGTTATAAGGGGGTTAGTGAAGGTTGTATTACCCTACCTCGACTATCTGATTTTATGTTGTTACGTGCTGCGTTGCTTAATACGCCAACAATACAGGTAACAGCGTCATTAACTGCTTTCGGTACCGTACAGGTGTACTAA
- the dksA gene encoding RNA polymerase-binding protein DksA, which translates to MQEGQNRKTSSLSILAIAGVEPYQEKPGEEYMNEAQLAHFKRILEAWRNQLRDEVDRTVSHMQDEAANFPDPVDRAAQEEEFSLELRNRDRERKLIKKIEKTLKKVEDEDFGFCESCGVEIGIRRLEARPTADLCIDCKTLAEIREKQMAG; encoded by the coding sequence ATGCAAGAAGGGCAAAACCGTAAAACATCGTCCCTGAGTATTCTCGCCATCGCTGGGGTGGAGCCGTATCAAGAGAAGCCGGGCGAAGAGTATATGAACGAAGCCCAGCTGGCGCACTTCAAGCGTATTCTTGAAGCATGGCGTAATCAACTCAGGGATGAAGTGGATCGCACCGTATCGCACATGCAGGATGAAGCGGCTAACTTCCCGGATCCGGTAGACCGTGCCGCTCAGGAAGAAGAGTTCAGCCTGGAACTGCGTAACCGCGACCGCGAACGTAAACTGATCAAAAAGATCGAGAAAACGCTGAAGAAAGTCGAAGATGAGGATTTCGGCTTCTGCGAATCCTGCGGCGTTGAGATTGGCATTCGCCGTCTGGAAGCGCGTCCGACCGCTGACCTGTGCATCGACTGCAAAACGCTGGCGGAAATTCGCGAAAAGCAGATGGCTGGCTAA
- the thpR gene encoding RNA 2',3'-cyclic phosphodiesterase, protein MSEPKRLFFALELPAEAQRQIVHWRAANFAEDAGRPVAADNLHLTLAFLGEVSADKQRALAALAGRIHQPGFTLTLDDAGQWLRSRVVWLGTRRPPRGLLQLASLLRAQAARSGCYQSPQPFHPHITLLREARHAVPIPPPGFSWTFAVSEFVLYESRFSRGRTRYTALERYPFNKES, encoded by the coding sequence ATGTCCGAGCCGAAAAGGCTGTTTTTCGCCCTTGAGCTACCGGCTGAAGCCCAGCGGCAAATCGTTCACTGGCGCGCGGCGAACTTTGCGGAAGATGCCGGACGGCCGGTGGCCGCAGATAACCTGCACCTGACGCTGGCCTTTCTTGGCGAAGTCAGCGCGGACAAGCAGCGTGCGCTGGCGGCGCTGGCCGGACGCATCCACCAGCCCGGATTTACGCTCACCCTCGACGATGCCGGCCAGTGGCTGCGTTCCCGCGTGGTGTGGCTTGGCACCCGCCGGCCTCCGCGCGGCCTGTTACAGCTGGCCAGCCTGTTGCGCGCCCAGGCGGCACGCAGCGGCTGCTATCAAAGTCCGCAGCCGTTTCATCCGCACATCACCCTGCTACGCGAGGCCCGCCACGCGGTGCCCATTCCGCCGCCGGGCTTCAGCTGGACCTTTGCCGTCAGCGAATTTGTGCTTTATGAATCCCGTTTTTCCCGCGGACGCACCCGCTATACCGCGCTGGAACGTTACCCCTTTAACAAGGAAAGCTGA
- the folK gene encoding 2-amino-4-hydroxy-6-hydroxymethyldihydropteridine diphosphokinase: MTRVYIAIGSNLASPLEQVNAALTALAAIPDSRMVAVSSFYRTPPLGPQDQPDYLNAAVALETELQAEALLDHTQRIELQQGRQRKAERWGPRTLDLDIMLFGDAVIHSERLTVPHYDMKNRGFMLWPLYEIAPTLHFPDGATLRQVLENLGAEKPAIW; this comes from the coding sequence ATGACCCGCGTCTACATCGCGATCGGCAGTAATCTGGCTTCTCCTCTGGAGCAGGTCAATGCTGCCTTGACGGCGCTGGCGGCCATCCCGGACAGCCGGATGGTCGCCGTCTCCTCTTTTTACCGCACGCCGCCGCTGGGGCCGCAGGATCAGCCTGACTACCTCAACGCCGCCGTCGCCCTGGAGACGGAACTGCAGGCTGAAGCCTTGCTGGATCATACCCAGCGCATCGAACTGCAGCAGGGTCGCCAACGCAAAGCCGAACGCTGGGGCCCCCGCACGCTGGATCTCGATATCATGCTGTTTGGTGATGCGGTGATTCACAGCGAGCGCCTGACGGTACCGCACTACGATATGAAAAACCGTGGTTTTATGCTGTGGCCGCTGTATGAGATTGCCCCGACGCTCCATTTCCCTGACGGCGCCACTCTGCGTCAGGTGCTGGAAAACCTTGGCGCCGAAAAGCCGGCGATCTGGTAG